Proteins found in one Bacillus subtilis subsp. subtilis str. 168 genomic segment:
- the hisS gene encoding histidyl-tRNA synthetase (Evidence 2a: Function from experimental evidences in other organisms; PubMedId: 28321488; Product type e : enzyme) has translation MGYNIPRGTQDILPGESDRWQFVEQIMRDTCRTYQYKEIRTPIFEHTELFARGVGESTDIVQKEMYTFEDRKGRSLTLRPEGTAAAVRAFNENKLFANPVQPTKLYYVGPMFRYERPQTGRYRQFYQFGIEAIGSKDPAIDAEVMALAMSIYEKAGLENVKLVINSLGDQDSRKSYREALVKHFEPRIEEFCSDCQSRLHTNPLRILDCKKDRDHELMKSAPSILTYLNEESAAYFEKVKQYLNDLGISYEIDPNLVRGLDYYNHTAFEIMSNAEGFGAITTLAGGGRYDGLVEQIGGPEAPGIGFAMSIERLLAAIDAEKRELPVDKGIDCYIVTLGEKAKDYSVSLVYKLREAGISSEIDYENKKMKGQFKTADRLKARFIAILGEDELAQNKINVKDAQTGEQIEVALDEFIHVMKANQKG, from the coding sequence ATGGGATATAACATTCCGAGAGGAACACAGGATATTCTGCCTGGAGAATCAGATCGCTGGCAGTTTGTTGAACAAATTATGAGAGACACTTGCCGCACTTATCAATATAAAGAAATCCGCACACCGATTTTTGAGCATACAGAACTGTTTGCCAGAGGCGTCGGAGAATCAACGGATATCGTACAAAAAGAAATGTATACCTTCGAGGACCGCAAAGGCAGAAGCCTGACGCTTCGTCCGGAGGGAACAGCTGCTGCGGTTCGCGCTTTTAATGAAAACAAGCTGTTCGCAAATCCTGTACAGCCGACAAAGCTTTATTATGTCGGGCCGATGTTCCGTTATGAACGTCCTCAGACGGGCCGTTACCGCCAGTTTTATCAGTTTGGAATTGAAGCGATTGGTTCGAAAGACCCTGCAATCGACGCTGAAGTAATGGCGCTTGCGATGAGTATTTATGAAAAAGCAGGTTTAGAAAACGTTAAGCTTGTCATAAACAGTCTCGGCGATCAAGATAGCCGCAAAAGCTACAGAGAAGCGCTCGTGAAACACTTCGAGCCTCGCATCGAAGAATTTTGTTCAGACTGCCAGTCCCGGCTGCACACGAACCCGCTTAGAATTTTGGACTGCAAAAAAGACCGTGATCATGAGCTGATGAAATCGGCACCTTCGATTTTGACATATTTAAATGAAGAATCAGCCGCTTATTTTGAAAAAGTGAAACAATACTTAAATGATCTTGGCATTTCGTATGAAATCGATCCGAACCTTGTGAGAGGGCTGGATTATTACAACCACACCGCATTTGAAATTATGAGCAATGCGGAGGGCTTTGGCGCGATTACGACACTTGCCGGCGGCGGACGCTACGACGGGCTTGTCGAACAGATCGGCGGACCTGAAGCACCGGGCATCGGATTTGCGATGAGCATCGAACGCTTGCTTGCCGCAATTGATGCTGAAAAAAGAGAGCTGCCTGTTGATAAGGGAATCGACTGCTATATCGTCACACTCGGCGAAAAAGCAAAGGATTATTCTGTTTCATTGGTGTACAAACTGAGAGAAGCAGGCATTTCCAGTGAAATCGATTATGAAAATAAGAAAATGAAAGGCCAGTTTAAAACAGCTGATCGCTTAAAGGCCAGATTTATTGCGATTTTGGGTGAAGATGAGCTTGCCCAAAACAAAATCAATGTAAAGGATGCACAGACGGGCGAACAGATTGAAGTGGCACTTGATGAATTTATACATGTGATGAAGGCAAACCAAAAGGGATAA
- the aspS gene encoding aspartyl-tRNA synthetase, promiscuous (also recognizes tRNAasn) (Evidence 1a: Function from experimental evidences in the studied strain; PubMedId: 12177353, 26804570; Product type e: enzyme), with protein MFGRTYYCGDITEKAIGESVTLKGWVQKRRDLGGLIFIDLRDRTGIVQVVFNPDVSKEALAIAEGIRNEYVLDIQGKVVAREEGTVNPNLKTGAIEIHADGVNVLNAAKTPPFAISDQAEEVSEDVRLKHRYLDLRRPAMFQTMQLRHNVTKAVRSFLDENGFLDIETPILTGSTPEGARDYLVPSRVHEGEFYALPQSPQLFKQLLMVSGIERYYQIARCFRDEDLRADRQPEFTQIDIEMSFMSQEDIMSLAEEMMAKVMRETKGEELQLPLPRMTYDEAMNKYGSDKPDTRFDMLLTDVSDIVKDTEFKVFSSAVANGGVVKAINVKGGAGDYSRKDIDALGAFAANYGAKGLAWVKVEADGVKGPIAKFFDEEKQSKLIEALDAAEGDLLLFGADQFEVVAASLGALRLKLGKERGLIDEKLFNFLWVIDWPLLEHDPEEGRFYAAHHPFTMPVREDLELIETAPEDMKAQAYDLVLNGYELGGGSIRIFEKDIQEKMFALLGFSPEEAAEQFGFLLEAFEYGAPPHGGIALGLDRLVMLLAGRTNLRDTIAFPKTASASCLMTEAPGEVSDAQLDELHLSIKKKVKN; from the coding sequence TTGTTTGGAAGAACATATTATTGCGGTGATATAACTGAAAAAGCAATTGGCGAATCTGTAACGCTGAAAGGCTGGGTCCAAAAAAGACGAGACCTCGGCGGATTGATTTTTATTGACTTGCGTGACCGTACGGGCATTGTTCAAGTCGTTTTTAACCCTGATGTGTCAAAAGAAGCGCTTGCTATTGCGGAAGGCATCAGAAATGAATACGTGCTTGATATTCAAGGAAAAGTGGTGGCGCGTGAAGAGGGAACAGTTAATCCGAATTTGAAAACAGGCGCGATCGAAATACATGCTGATGGAGTGAACGTATTAAATGCTGCAAAGACACCTCCATTTGCGATTTCTGATCAAGCTGAAGAAGTGTCAGAGGACGTTCGTTTAAAACACCGTTACTTAGATTTGCGCAGACCGGCTATGTTCCAGACGATGCAGCTGCGCCATAACGTGACGAAAGCTGTTCGCAGCTTTTTAGATGAAAATGGGTTTCTTGATATTGAAACGCCGATTTTAACAGGAAGCACGCCTGAAGGCGCACGTGACTACTTGGTGCCGAGCCGTGTGCACGAAGGTGAGTTCTACGCGCTGCCGCAGTCTCCGCAGCTATTTAAACAGCTTCTGATGGTATCAGGCATTGAACGATATTATCAAATTGCCCGCTGTTTCCGCGATGAAGACTTGCGTGCGGACCGTCAGCCTGAGTTTACGCAAATTGATATTGAAATGTCCTTTATGAGCCAGGAAGACATTATGTCATTGGCTGAGGAGATGATGGCAAAGGTTATGCGTGAAACAAAAGGTGAGGAACTTCAGCTTCCTCTTCCTCGAATGACGTATGACGAAGCAATGAACAAGTACGGGTCTGATAAACCGGATACGCGTTTTGACATGCTTTTGACGGATGTGTCTGACATTGTAAAGGATACGGAATTTAAAGTGTTCTCATCAGCTGTAGCAAACGGCGGCGTGGTCAAAGCCATCAATGTAAAAGGCGGTGCCGGCGATTACTCCAGAAAAGACATCGACGCTCTTGGCGCTTTTGCTGCAAACTACGGGGCAAAAGGGCTTGCCTGGGTGAAGGTTGAGGCAGACGGAGTGAAAGGCCCGATCGCTAAATTCTTTGATGAAGAAAAGCAGTCTAAGCTGATTGAAGCACTTGATGCTGCTGAAGGTGATTTGCTGCTGTTCGGAGCGGATCAATTCGAAGTTGTGGCCGCATCACTCGGCGCCCTGCGCTTAAAGCTTGGGAAAGAACGCGGACTGATTGACGAAAAATTGTTCAATTTCTTATGGGTCATCGACTGGCCGCTATTAGAGCATGATCCGGAAGAAGGCCGTTTTTACGCAGCGCACCATCCGTTCACAATGCCTGTCCGAGAAGACCTTGAGCTGATTGAAACAGCGCCTGAAGACATGAAAGCGCAAGCTTATGACCTCGTCTTAAACGGCTATGAGCTTGGCGGCGGTTCAATCCGTATTTTCGAAAAGGATATTCAGGAAAAAATGTTTGCGCTTCTCGGCTTCTCACCAGAAGAAGCGGCTGAACAGTTCGGATTCCTGCTGGAAGCATTTGAATACGGCGCTCCTCCGCACGGCGGAATCGCACTCGGCTTAGACCGTCTCGTTATGCTTCTCGCTGGACGTACGAACCTGAGAGATACGATTGCATTCCCGAAAACGGCAAGTGCAAGCTGCCTGATGACAGAAGCGCCAGGCGAAGTAAGCGACGCCCAGCTTGACGAGCTTCATCTTTCTATCAAGAAAAAAGTTAAGAACTGA